A single Ziziphus jujuba cultivar Dongzao chromosome 11, ASM3175591v1 DNA region contains:
- the LOC107432454 gene encoding uncharacterized protein LOC107432454: MGTRGVIGDKWSMRVLWACAIGSAVSLYMVAVERQMQNRDRMMAESLKNMEPDSGSGEQV; encoded by the exons ATGGGAACCAGAGGAGTAATTGGGGACAAATGGTCCATGAGAGTTCTCTGGGCCTGCGCAATTGGAAGTGCAGTCA GCCTGTATATGGTCGCTGTGGAAAGACAAATGCAGAACAGGGACCGAATGATGGCTGAAAGTTTAAAGAATATGGAACCAGACTCGGGAAGTGGGGAGCAAGTTTGA
- the LOC107432443 gene encoding putative nuclear RNA export factor SDE5 isoform X2, whose product MDTVTSQTACYDTETRDLKMLLEVFGSMCSLEDISSAYCEALRNIDGASEILCALHGKTSGGAGCSSMDKLEGAIAASSLDLSSELDRTSEMQSRLSSDNVLQKPFNGEGSTRASKSKAIPVSVGTVSGVIGKEYIRPRSSKNQSKDATKPLKLDSNQFSVSQVWNEEVQMEKNSKMHTVVEEFLFRMLSDGFQFDMTVIREVLGTCGYDVQKSMDKLFSMSASTLNKCEDDVGLVAKKATGKLQDEYHSLCGGVASKTGNLTESPKRDNNRLDLQKEVLESLFHASERSEEAPKRTIPVRKVRPRASGKLVVAPLGDSSTKEKTVSVKPQEVARDDEDYENSYEFLRKAVKEYWNTMKEYYKSAFDAFVKDDYELAEKLLEKGHFFNRKAREADEKSAEKLLEKTRDDEVSLDLRFHEPKEALRLLRLHLTSFSGIFDFKQLKVIVGTDEADTKKRARKRLIVKQLEKESIKWTEEVNGETMLIPLDVIDPKRLSFSKK is encoded by the exons ATGGATACAGTTACCTCACAGACTGCATGCTATGATACTGAAACTAGGGACTTGAAGATGTTGCTTGAAGTTTTCGGCTCTATGTGTTCCCTTGAAGACATTAGCTCTGCATACTGTGAGGCATTGCGGAACATAGATGGAGCTAGTGAAATTCTTTGTGCTTTGCACGGAAAAACTTCTGGTGGTGCTGGTTGTTCATCAATGGATAAACTTGAGGGTGCAATTGCAGCATCTTCACTAGATCTATCATCTGAACTAGACAGGACAAGTGAAATGCAATCCAGATTGTCATCTGACAATGTTCTTCAAAAGCCTTTTAATGGAGAAGGAAGTACCAGAGCATCAAAGTCAAAAGCAATTCCTGTATCAGTGGGTACAGTTTCAGGTGTCATTGGAAAGGAGTACATTAGGCCCAGATCATCAAAGAATCAATCTAAAGATGCGACAAAACCATTAAAATTAGATTCCAATCAATTCTCTGTCTCCCAGGTATGGAATGAGGAAGTGCAAATGGAAAAGAACAGCAAAATGCACACTGTTGTTGAAGAATTTCTGTTTAGAATGCTTTCTGATGGCTTTCAATTTGATATGACTGTAATCAGAGAAGTTCTTG GCACTTGTGGATATGATGTGCAAAAG AgcatggacaagctcttttcaATGTCAGCTTCAACATTGAATAAGTGTGAAGATGATGTTGGGTTAGTTGCTAAAAAA gcTACAGGGAAACTTCAAGATGAATACCATTCCTTGTG TGGTGGAGTTGCAAGTAAGACAGGGAATTTAACTGAATCTCCCAAAAGAGACAACAATAGACTTGATCTACAGAAAGAGGTTTTAGAATCATTGTTTCATGCTTCTGAAAGATCTGAAGAGGCACCCAAAAGAACCATACCAGTGAGGAAAGTGAGACCAAGAGCATCTGGCAAACTGGTGGTTGCACCTTTAGGTGACAGTAGTACGAAAGAAAAGACTGTTTCCGTTAAACCACAAGAAGTGGCTAGAGATG ATGAAGATTATGAGAATAGCTATGAGTTTCTACGTAAAGCTGTGAAGGAATACTGGAATACAATGAAAGAGTACTATAAATCT GCTTTTGATGCATTTGTCAAGGATGATTATGAACTTGCAGAAAAACTTCTGGAGAAG GGACATTTTTTCAACAGAAAGGCCAGAGAAGCAGATGAAAAATCTGCTGAAAAGCTGCTTGAAAAAACGAG AGATGATGAAGTGTCTCTTGACTTGCGATTCCATGAACCCAAGGAAGCTCTACGTCTTCTAAGGCTTCACTTGACCTCTTTTTCTGGCATCTTTG atTTTAAGCAACTTAAGGTAATAGTGGGAACCGATGAAGCGGATACAAAGAAACGAGCTCGCAAACGACTG ATTGTGAAGCAGCTGGAGAAAGAATCCATCAAATGGACTGAGGAAGTGAATGGGGAGACAATGTTGATCCCACTGGATGTTATTGACCCCAAACGTTTGagcttttcaaaaaaatga
- the LOC107432434 gene encoding choline transporter protein 1 has protein sequence MRGPLGAVIGRYPSSDGSTQMGGIIRHNRKCRDIVFLVIFTAFWVAMIVNSSFGFNQGNPLRLTYGLDYKGNVCGHKHAYPGLRELELRYWLNPNQVYQSGLKDSQFKLVNARSICLLDCPIPSEDSLNWVCDYPEGDIHLSMDDWIDRNYDYYEFLTPEMRNTSLQLQGPCYPVIFPSVNVYWSCQFIARASNISLRHWQQMGGVNINEDIVIDKSIHSSINSRSSVLKRYMADIGKSWPVLIVCGGIVPLFLSVIWLLMIRHFVAAMPWITVALFNILIISVTMFYYLKAGWIGNDAITPIIGAHDPYVHVSGRELHHLRAVAVLMTFIMVVAVLTSIAIVRRILMATSVLKVAAKVIGEVQALIIFPVIPYTILAIFYMFWLSAALHLFSSGQVLQNDCNSNCCAYDLVSKRVNCDRCCGYSIHYTPHIGVAILFHLFGCYWATQFFIACSSTVIAGSVASYYWARGETSPEIPFLPVFSSMKRLIRYSLGSVALGSLILSFVESIRFMLEAIRRKLKVAGTAPDNWFGKVAFHTSRFCLRCIEWTIKSVNRNAYIMIAITGKSFCKASAISTELIINNILRIGRVNVIGDVILFLGKLCVSLASALFAFLMLDTHKYKSAHNKISSPLFPVLVCWGLGYVVATLFFAVVEMSIDTIILSFCQDSEEHQGTAQYAPPLLIETLNDQNEMQRLTQGPQ, from the exons ATGAGAGGTCCTTTAGGGGCAGTAATTGGAAGATACCCATCAAGTGATGGAAGTACCCAAATGGGTGGAATCATTAGGCACAACAGGAAATGCAGGGATATTGTGTTTCTTGTGATCTTTACAGCCTTCTGGGTTGCCATGATCGTCAACTCCAGCTTTGGATTCAACCAAGGAAACCCATTGAG GCTCACATATGGGCTGGACTACAAAGGAAATGTGTGTGGACACAAGCATGCATATCCTGGTCTTCGTGAACTGGAACTCAGATATTGGTTAAACCCTAACCAGGTTTACCAAAGTGGGTTGAAGGACAGCCAGTTCAAGTTAGTCAATGCACGGAGTATATGCTTATTGGATTGCCCTATCCCTTCTGAAGATTCACTTAATTGGGTATGTGATTATCCAGAAGGAGATATCCATCTTTCAATGGATGATTGGATTGATCGAAATTATGATTACTATGAGTTCCTTACACCAGAAATGAGAAATACCTCTCTTCAACTTCAGGGTCCTTGTTACCCCGTAATATTTCCAAGTGTAAATG TTTATTGGAGCTGCCAATTTATTGCTCGTGCATCAAACATATCTTTAAGGCATTGGCAGCAAATGGGTGGAGTAAACATCAATGAGGACATTGTCATAGATAAATCCATCCACAGCTCCATTAATTCTCGGTCATCTGTTTTAAAG AGATACATGGCTGATATTGGAAAGTCATGGCCAGTGCTGATTGTTTGTGGAGGAATTGTGCCGCTCTTTTTATCAGTGATTTGGCTGCTAATGATTCGGCATTTTGTTGCTGCAATGCCTTGGATAACTGTTGCCCTTTTTAATATTCTCATAATATCAGTCACAATGTTCTATTACTTAAAAG CTGGATGGATTGGAAATGATGCCATTACTCCCATTATTGGTGCACATGATCCATATGTTCATGTATCTGGAAGG GAGTTGCATCATCTCCGTGCGGTTGCTGTTCTTATGACCTTTATTATGGTCGTTGCTGTTCTTACATCAATTGCTATAGTCCGCCGTATTCTTATGGCCACATCTGTCCTCAAG GTTGCTGCAAAGGTTATTGGAGAAGTTCAGGCGCTCATAATATTTCCAGTCATACCATATACCATCCTTGCAATTTTCTATATGTTCTGGCTTTCAGCTGCTCTCCACCTGTTCAGTTCTGGTCAGGTCCTCCAGAATGACTGTAATTCCAACTGCTGTGCATATGATCTTGTGTCTAAAAGGGTGAACTGTGATCGTTGCTGCGGTTATAGCATTCATTACACTCCTCATATTGGAGTTGCCATTCTATTTCACTTATTTGGGTGTTATTGGGCTACACAATTTTTTATAGCATGCTCTTCAACTGTGATTGCGGGTTCTGTTGCTTCCTATTATTGGGCTCGTGGTGAAACATCG CCGGAAATTCCATTCCTTCCAGTCTTTTCCTCCATGAAGCGGCTTATCCGATACAGCCTTGGGTCTGTTGCTCTTGGCTCCCTGATTCTGtcatttgtggaatcaatccgTTTTATGCTTGAGGCAATTCGTCGGAAACTGAAAGTTGCTGGTACAGCCCCTGATAACTGGTTTGGGAAGGTGGCATTCCATACTTCTAGGTTTTGCTTGAGATGTATTGAGTGGACAATCAAATCAGTGAACCGCAATGCATACATAATG ATTGCTATAACAGGTAAAAGCTTCTGTAAGGCTTCTGCCATCTCAACAGAATTGATCATCAATAACATCCTTCGGATAGGGAGGGTCAATGTGATTGGAGATGTTATCCTGTTCCTCGGAAAATTATGTGTTAGCCTTGCAAGTGCACTGTTTGCTTTCCTTATGTTGGatacacacaaatacaaatctgctcacaacaagATCTCATCTCCTTTGTTTCCTGTATTG GTTTGCTGGGGTCTTGGTTATGTCGTTGCAACCCTTTTCTTTGCGGTGGTGGAGATGTCAATTGATACTATCATTCTATCCTTCTGCCAGGATTCCGAAGAGCACCAAGGCACTGCTCAATATGCTCCTCCCCTTCTCATTGAAACTCTAAATGACCAAAATGAGATGCAGAGACTTACTCAGGGGCCTCAATGA
- the LOC107432443 gene encoding putative nuclear RNA export factor SDE5 isoform X1: protein MDTVTSQTACYDTETRDLKMLLEVFGSMCSLEDISSAYCEALRNIDGASEILCALHGKTSGGAGCSSMDKLEGAIAASSLDLSSELDRTSEMQSRLSSDNVLQKPFNGEGSTRASKSKAIPVSVGTVSGVIGKEYIRPRSSKNQSKDATKPLKLDSNQFSVSQVWNEEVQMEKNSKMHTVVEEFLFRMLSDGFQFDMTVIREVLGTCGYDVQKSMDKLFSMSASTLNKCEDDVGLVAKKATGKLQDEYHSLCGGVASKTGNLTESPKRDNNRLDLQKEVLESLFHASERSEEAPKRTIPVRKVRPRASGKLVVAPLGDSSTKEKTVSVKPQEVARDEDEDYENSYEFLRKAVKEYWNTMKEYYKSAFDAFVKDDYELAEKLLEKGHFFNRKAREADEKSAEKLLEKTRDDEVSLDLRFHEPKEALRLLRLHLTSFSGIFDFKQLKVIVGTDEADTKKRARKRLIVKQLEKESIKWTEEVNGETMLIPLDVIDPKRLSFSKK from the exons ATGGATACAGTTACCTCACAGACTGCATGCTATGATACTGAAACTAGGGACTTGAAGATGTTGCTTGAAGTTTTCGGCTCTATGTGTTCCCTTGAAGACATTAGCTCTGCATACTGTGAGGCATTGCGGAACATAGATGGAGCTAGTGAAATTCTTTGTGCTTTGCACGGAAAAACTTCTGGTGGTGCTGGTTGTTCATCAATGGATAAACTTGAGGGTGCAATTGCAGCATCTTCACTAGATCTATCATCTGAACTAGACAGGACAAGTGAAATGCAATCCAGATTGTCATCTGACAATGTTCTTCAAAAGCCTTTTAATGGAGAAGGAAGTACCAGAGCATCAAAGTCAAAAGCAATTCCTGTATCAGTGGGTACAGTTTCAGGTGTCATTGGAAAGGAGTACATTAGGCCCAGATCATCAAAGAATCAATCTAAAGATGCGACAAAACCATTAAAATTAGATTCCAATCAATTCTCTGTCTCCCAGGTATGGAATGAGGAAGTGCAAATGGAAAAGAACAGCAAAATGCACACTGTTGTTGAAGAATTTCTGTTTAGAATGCTTTCTGATGGCTTTCAATTTGATATGACTGTAATCAGAGAAGTTCTTG GCACTTGTGGATATGATGTGCAAAAG AgcatggacaagctcttttcaATGTCAGCTTCAACATTGAATAAGTGTGAAGATGATGTTGGGTTAGTTGCTAAAAAA gcTACAGGGAAACTTCAAGATGAATACCATTCCTTGTG TGGTGGAGTTGCAAGTAAGACAGGGAATTTAACTGAATCTCCCAAAAGAGACAACAATAGACTTGATCTACAGAAAGAGGTTTTAGAATCATTGTTTCATGCTTCTGAAAGATCTGAAGAGGCACCCAAAAGAACCATACCAGTGAGGAAAGTGAGACCAAGAGCATCTGGCAAACTGGTGGTTGCACCTTTAGGTGACAGTAGTACGAAAGAAAAGACTGTTTCCGTTAAACCACAAGAAGTGGCTAGAGATG AAGATGAAGATTATGAGAATAGCTATGAGTTTCTACGTAAAGCTGTGAAGGAATACTGGAATACAATGAAAGAGTACTATAAATCT GCTTTTGATGCATTTGTCAAGGATGATTATGAACTTGCAGAAAAACTTCTGGAGAAG GGACATTTTTTCAACAGAAAGGCCAGAGAAGCAGATGAAAAATCTGCTGAAAAGCTGCTTGAAAAAACGAG AGATGATGAAGTGTCTCTTGACTTGCGATTCCATGAACCCAAGGAAGCTCTACGTCTTCTAAGGCTTCACTTGACCTCTTTTTCTGGCATCTTTG atTTTAAGCAACTTAAGGTAATAGTGGGAACCGATGAAGCGGATACAAAGAAACGAGCTCGCAAACGACTG ATTGTGAAGCAGCTGGAGAAAGAATCCATCAAATGGACTGAGGAAGTGAATGGGGAGACAATGTTGATCCCACTGGATGTTATTGACCCCAAACGTTTGagcttttcaaaaaaatga